The following are from one region of the Quercus robur chromosome 1, dhQueRobu3.1, whole genome shotgun sequence genome:
- the LOC126719088 gene encoding uncharacterized protein LOC126719088, whose protein sequence is MKADCVVAGLVYGLILLVAEVHGNTAPAFLWSPHDDQFSSNVVKDAVNYQTISSKDLARSVLTEGGWSNLLCSGKKFQNTVDVALVFVGRELQSLDISANKHADQALVDLLKVSFTRSNFSMAFPYVAASEEETMENLLVSGFSETCGHDLDISNVAFLESCSVKDGNFQKIADLHSVHDYLVSRIGKRQNGQADLVVVCHGGSGNLKELDQPQSESVILTELIRSVEQSGAKYAALYVSDPFSSIQYPSYREIGRFLAEGASGNKSGNSTCDGVCQFKSSLLEGILVGVVLLIILISGLCCMMGIDTPTRFEVAQDS, encoded by the exons ATGAAAGCAGATTGTGTGGTGGCAGGCTTGGTTTATGGTTTGATTTTGTTAGTGGCTGAGGTTCATGGCAACACCGCGCCGGCTTTTCTATGGTCGCCTCATGATGATCA GTTCTCAAGTAATGTAGTTAAGGATGCAGTAAATTATCAGACCATCTCTTCAAAGGATCTAGCAAGGTCTGTTCTGACTGAAGGTGGCTGGTCAAACTTACTG TGCTCAGGGAAGAAATTTCAGAACACTGTGGATGTGGCActtgtctttgttggtagagAG TTGCAATCTTTGGATATTTCAGCTAATAAACATGCAGACCAAGCTCTTGTAGACTTGCTCAAG GTGTCTTTCACAAGATCCAATTTTTCCATGGCATTCCCGTATGTTGCTGCATCAGAGGAGGAGACAATGGAAAATTTGTTGGTTTCAGGGTTTTCAGAAACATGTGGGCATGATTTGGATATCAGTAATGTTGCTTTCCTGGAATCATGCTCTGTAAAGGatggaaattttcaaaaaattgcaGACCTGCACTCAGTACAT GATTATCTGGTTTCAAGAATTGGAAAGAGGCAAAATGGGCAAGCAGATTTGGTTGTGGTCTGCCATGGAGGGTCTGGTAACTTGAAAGAACTTGACCAACCACAATCCGAAA GTGTGATTCTTACTGAGCTTATCAGATCTGTGGAGCAGTCTGGGGCAAAATATGCAGCTCTCTATGTTTCAGATCCCTTTAGCTCAATTCAATATCCTTCGTATCGGGAAATTGGAAGGTTTCTTGCTGAAGGTGCATCGGGAAATAAATCAGGAAATTCTACCTGTGATGGAGTTTGCCAGTTTAAATCATCACTTCTGGAGGGAATTCTAGTT GGTGTCGTCTTGCTTATAATCTTAATATCGGGTCTTTGCTGTATGATGGGCATTGACACTCCAACAAGATTTGAGGTAGCCCAAGACTCTTGA
- the LOC126719094 gene encoding uncharacterized protein LOC126719094: MKDLSFFLLKNSLGSKMKKGIRTNFCTDEGATSTLNQQHNNKADHEDFSNMVSPSFVTANARSSGQSPTLEEMLMQLELEEEIARKSKLNECNVGILRGRMSCVNNSDILRSARNALNQYPRFSLDGKDAMYRSSFKKLNGIEKPGRRSSSNCCDFNSSKWSLPTTLAGERVVWCKPGVVAKLMGLEAMPVPILMSGKDGNKDKLKSIIKRQNLRRRSSVERHEDMEIRRMAMDMKGSDGIRRSGRVGSCSSSGYCVVKPIPVEPLPRRTVAGAAAAWPTRHFV, translated from the coding sequence ATGAAAGATCTGTCTTTCTTTCTCCTCAAAAACTCTCTAGGATCCAAGATGAAGAAGGGAATCAGAACTAATTTTTGCACCGATGAAGGCGCAACCTCCACTCTCAACCAACAGCACAATAACAAGGCTGACCATGAAGATTTCTCCAACATGGTCAGCCCATCATTTGTGACGGCTAATGCTAGGTCATCAGGACAAAGTCCAACATTGGAAGAGATGTTAATGCAGTTGGAATTAGAAGAAGAGATTGCCAGAAAATCGAAACTGAACGAGTGTAATGTGGGAATATTGCGCGGTAGGATGTCATGTGTGAACAACTCTGACATCTTGAGGTCTGCTAGGAATGCATTGAATCAGTACCCTCGTTTTTCTCTTGATGGAAAAGATGCAATGTATCGGTCTTCGTTCAAGAAACTGAATGGTATCGAAAAGCCGGGAAGAAGATCATCATCAAACTGCTGTGATTTCAATTCTTCCAAGTGGTCTTTGCCTACAACTTTAGCAGGAGAAAGAGTTGTGTGGTGCAAACCTGGAGTGGTGGCTAAGTTGATGGGTCTAGAGGCCATGCCAGTGCCAATATTAATGAGTGGCAAAGATGGTAACAAAGATAAGTTGAAGTCTATTATAAAGAGGCAAAATCTCAGGAGGAGGAGTAGTGTGGAGAGGCATGAAGACATGGAGATAAGAAGAATGGCTATGGATATGAAAGGCAGTGATGGAATTAGGAGATCAGGGAGGGTAGGTTCTTGTTCAAGTAGTGGATACTGTGTGGTGAAGCCGATTCCAGTGGAGCCATTGCCAAGAAGAACAGTTGCAGGTGCAGCAGCAGCATGGCCAACCAGGCACTTTGTTTAA